From one Anopheles bellator chromosome 1, idAnoBellAS_SP24_06.2, whole genome shotgun sequence genomic stretch:
- the LOC131211789 gene encoding uncharacterized protein CG16817 isoform X2: protein MTKNADMSAAVPPPAVWAQRSDVIFLTLNVECSEPVYKFTENTMVFSGVGMPEGKKYELNVEFFNKINPEKVATKNIKRCIEFVIAKAEPEETYWPRLLKEKTKPHWLKVDFNRWEDEGSGDDEGGKSTDKMDLMEMLGNSQNQNKLAFDDLSDEQEDSDDESIPGLTDS from the exons ATGACAAAGAACGCCGATATGTCTGCAGC tgtgccaccgccggccgtTTGGGCCCAAAGGAGCGACGTAATCTTCCTGACACTGAACGTAGAATGCAGTGAGCCGGTATACAA ATTCACCGAGAACACGATGGTGTTCAGCGGTGTCGGAATGCCGGAAGGCAAAAAGTACGAGCTGAACGTCGAgtttttcaacaaaatcaatcCAGAGAAGGTTGCAACCAAAAACATCAAGCGTTGCATCGAGTTTGTGATTGCCAAAGCCGAGCCGGAGGAAACGTACTGGCCGCGACTGTTGAAGGAGAAAACGAAGCCGCACTGGCTTAAGGTGGACTTCAATCGATGGGAAGACGAAGGTTCCGGTGACGATGAAGGCGGTAAGTCTA CCGACAAGATGGACCTGATGGAAATGCTGGGCAAtagccaaaaccaaaacaaactggCTTTCGACGACTTGAGTGACGAGCAGGAAGACTCGGACGACGAGAGCATTCCAGGGCTGACGGATTCCTAA
- the LOC131211789 gene encoding uncharacterized protein CG16817 isoform X1 has translation MTKNADMSAAVPPPAVWAQRSDVIFLTLNVECSEPVYKFTENTMVFSGVGMPEGKKYELNVEFFNKINPEKVATKNIKRCIEFVIAKAEPEETYWPRLLKEKTKPHWLKVDFNRWEDEGSGDDEGADKMDLMEMLGNSQNQNKLAFDDLSDEQEDSDDESIPGLTDS, from the exons ATGACAAAGAACGCCGATATGTCTGCAGC tgtgccaccgccggccgtTTGGGCCCAAAGGAGCGACGTAATCTTCCTGACACTGAACGTAGAATGCAGTGAGCCGGTATACAA ATTCACCGAGAACACGATGGTGTTCAGCGGTGTCGGAATGCCGGAAGGCAAAAAGTACGAGCTGAACGTCGAgtttttcaacaaaatcaatcCAGAGAAGGTTGCAACCAAAAACATCAAGCGTTGCATCGAGTTTGTGATTGCCAAAGCCGAGCCGGAGGAAACGTACTGGCCGCGACTGTTGAAGGAGAAAACGAAGCCGCACTGGCTTAAGGTGGACTTCAATCGATGGGAAGACGAAGGTTCCGGTGACGATGAAGGCG CCGACAAGATGGACCTGATGGAAATGCTGGGCAAtagccaaaaccaaaacaaactggCTTTCGACGACTTGAGTGACGAGCAGGAAGACTCGGACGACGAGAGCATTCCAGGGCTGACGGATTCCTAA